A genomic stretch from Anaerolineae bacterium includes:
- a CDS encoding ABC transporter ATP-binding protein has translation MLEVCNVDTLYGKVQALWDVCLEVNEAEIVALVGSNGAGKTTLVNTISGLLRPASGQVMFLGQRIDNLPSHAIVELGISHVPQGGRIFPDMTVRENLDMGAYPLHAWKQKEETFAQVYQVFPNLKERERQLARTLSGGEHQMLAIGRALMSKPRLCLFDEPSYGLAPLLVAEMFRIIQQLRDQGITILLIEQNVKHTLEIADRAYVLENGHLCLEGDCAELLQSDHVRKAYLGL, from the coding sequence ATGCTGGAAGTATGTAATGTAGATACCCTTTATGGTAAGGTGCAAGCACTTTGGGATGTTTGTTTAGAAGTCAATGAGGCCGAAATCGTGGCCCTGGTTGGCTCAAATGGGGCCGGAAAAACAACCCTGGTTAATACAATATCCGGTTTACTGCGGCCGGCTTCAGGGCAGGTGATGTTCCTCGGCCAGCGGATAGATAATCTCCCCTCGCATGCCATCGTGGAACTGGGCATTTCGCATGTCCCCCAAGGCGGAAGGATATTTCCCGATATGACGGTGCGGGAAAATTTAGATATGGGGGCGTATCCCCTCCACGCCTGGAAACAAAAGGAGGAAACATTTGCGCAGGTTTATCAAGTTTTTCCCAATCTCAAGGAAAGGGAGCGGCAATTAGCCCGCACCTTAAGTGGGGGCGAACATCAAATGCTGGCCATCGGCCGGGCCTTGATGTCAAAGCCACGGTTGTGCCTTTTTGACGAGCCTTCTTATGGTTTGGCCCCCTTGTTGGTGGCCGAAATGTTCCGCATCATCCAGCAGCTCCGCGACCAGGGGATTACCATCTTGTTGATCGAGCAAAATGTTAAGCACACCCTGGAAATCGCCGACCGGGCCTATGTGCTGGAAAACGGTCATCTATGCCTGGAAGGGGACTGCGCAGAGCTTCTCCAGAGTGACCATGTCAGAAAAGCTTATCTAGGATTATAA
- a CDS encoding ABC transporter ATP-binding protein, giving the protein MPILEGEGITKHFGGLAAVSNVNFHVDQGEIVGLIGPNGAGKTTLFNLISSALVSKKGTIKFKGENITDLRPHQICRMGLARTFQSVKVFTHLSVLDNVLMGALFGAPTGMSAADAAREATELLEFVGLSAMRATPAKDLTLANQKRLEVARALATKPDLLLLDELMAGLNPTEVGQAMEAVTMMRDRGITIFMVEHVMKAIMSICDRIIVLHHGEKIAEGPPQEIATSKRVVEVYLGE; this is encoded by the coding sequence ATGCCAATACTTGAAGGTGAAGGGATAACCAAACATTTCGGCGGATTAGCCGCAGTATCAAATGTCAACTTTCACGTTGACCAGGGCGAAATTGTGGGGCTGATTGGCCCCAATGGGGCCGGAAAAACAACACTGTTTAATTTAATATCGTCTGCGCTTGTTTCTAAAAAAGGCACCATCAAATTTAAAGGTGAAAACATTACTGACTTAAGGCCGCATCAAATCTGCCGGATGGGCCTGGCCAGAACGTTTCAGTCGGTTAAAGTCTTCACCCATCTGTCAGTGCTTGACAATGTATTAATGGGGGCGTTATTCGGCGCGCCAACCGGGATGTCAGCCGCCGACGCCGCCAGGGAAGCTACGGAATTATTAGAATTTGTGGGGTTGTCGGCCATGCGCGCGACCCCGGCCAAAGACTTGACCCTGGCTAATCAGAAGCGACTTGAAGTGGCCAGAGCCTTGGCCACCAAGCCAGACTTATTGCTGCTTGATGAGTTGATGGCCGGCCTAAACCCCACCGAGGTAGGCCAGGCGATGGAGGCGGTAACCATGATGCGGGATAGGGGGATTACTATTTTCATGGTTGAACACGTAATGAAGGCCATTATGAGCATCTGCGACCGCATTATAGTCCTCCACCACGGCGAGAAAATTGCCGAAGGTCCCCCCCAGGAAATTGCCACCAGCAAAAGAGTGGTGGAAGTATACTTAGGAGAGTAG
- a CDS encoding branched-chain amino acid ABC transporter permease — protein sequence MNMSKIDLKKVWIPGLLLIILVLLGTSPLYASIYTVILLTSILMYIVLTVSWVMFSGPTGYISLATAAFFGVGIYTSAILGMKLPLPLVVICGGLVSFCLALLVGALTLRLKGIYFAIFTFGLVELIKHLLLWYEINMTGTRGRFVILVDNNTIYYVMFIILVILMLTAYLIRRSKYGLALQSIGQNEEAAAHIGVNVTLVKVITFAISALFIGAAGSIMATRWTYIDPYISFNPLFSFMPVLMAIFGGLGQPYGPVLGAVIFTYLEEILITRFPYHYMLIFGIILIVAILYLPDGLVGLVQKGRTRLSVKKEISPPVSETETVAQESSSSG from the coding sequence ATGAATATGAGCAAAATTGACTTAAAAAAGGTATGGATACCGGGGCTGCTGCTTATCATCCTGGTTCTGTTAGGAACTTCACCACTCTATGCTTCAATCTATACCGTGATCCTATTAACCAGCATCTTAATGTATATCGTTCTGACCGTGAGCTGGGTTATGTTTTCCGGTCCTACCGGCTACATCTCCCTGGCAACGGCCGCATTTTTTGGAGTCGGCATCTATACTTCGGCTATCTTGGGGATGAAGTTACCTTTACCGTTGGTTGTCATTTGTGGCGGCCTGGTCAGTTTTTGTCTGGCCTTGCTCGTTGGCGCATTGACGCTGAGGTTGAAAGGTATCTATTTTGCCATATTCACCTTTGGGCTGGTTGAGCTTATCAAACATCTTCTGCTCTGGTATGAAATTAATATGACAGGCACGCGCGGTCGCTTTGTTATCTTGGTTGATAACAATACCATTTATTATGTTATGTTCATTATTTTGGTGATATTAATGTTGACCGCCTACTTGATCAGACGCTCTAAATATGGATTAGCCTTGCAAAGTATTGGGCAGAACGAGGAGGCGGCGGCGCACATCGGCGTCAATGTAACCCTGGTGAAGGTAATCACCTTTGCCATCAGCGCCTTATTCATCGGCGCTGCCGGGTCTATTATGGCCACCCGCTGGACGTATATTGACCCCTACATCTCCTTTAACCCGCTCTTTTCGTTTATGCCGGTTTTGATGGCTATCTTTGGCGGACTGGGGCAGCCTTACGGCCCTGTTTTAGGCGCAGTTATTTTTACCTACCTGGAAGAGATTCTGATCACCCGGTTTCCCTACCACTATATGCTCATTTTTGGCATTATATTAATTGTGGCCATTTTATACCTACCCGATGGACTGGTAGGGTTGGTCCAAAAGGGACGGACGCGCCTATCAGTAAAAAAAGAAATCAGTCCCCCTGTGAGTGAAACTGAAACCGTTGCGCAAGAGTCAAGCTCTTCGGGTTAA
- a CDS encoding branched-chain amino acid ABC transporter permease: MIVTILDIVIAGLLLGGLYALIAMGLSLQYGVARVLNISHGEFIMLGGLTTWTLYTAFGLNPLVALAVCGPAAFILGFIIHRTLFKRLLASSTSSSIFESNSMLASFGLMFIIQNIALIIWGPEMRGYSYLAVPVNLGGALFGANRLVTLGFAVAIGLAFYIFLARTRMGKAIRAAAQDPATAGLMGVNINQVLALCFGFGAALAAMAGMLISMCYPVHGVMGMEYTIIAIIVVVLGGLGSIPGSFIGGFILGLVGSIVTYFDPGLALVTYYVIFILLLLVRPTGIMGN; this comes from the coding sequence ATGATTGTAACCATCCTGGACATCGTGATTGCCGGGTTGCTGCTGGGCGGCCTTTATGCCTTGATTGCCATGGGGCTTAGCCTACAGTACGGTGTAGCCCGGGTCTTAAATATCTCCCACGGCGAGTTTATTATGCTCGGGGGTTTAACCACCTGGACATTATACACCGCGTTTGGCCTTAACCCGCTGGTAGCCTTGGCTGTTTGCGGCCCTGCTGCCTTTATTTTAGGTTTTATCATCCACCGGACTTTGTTCAAACGCCTTTTAGCTTCGTCAACTTCATCCAGTATTTTTGAGAGCAACTCTATGTTGGCTTCTTTTGGCCTGATGTTCATCATTCAAAACATCGCGCTAATAATCTGGGGGCCTGAAATGAGGGGCTACTCTTATTTGGCCGTTCCGGTCAACTTGGGGGGAGCGCTATTTGGCGCTAACCGCCTGGTGACCCTCGGGTTTGCCGTAGCCATCGGCCTGGCTTTTTATATCTTTTTGGCCCGTACGCGCATGGGCAAAGCCATCAGGGCGGCAGCCCAAGACCCGGCCACTGCGGGCCTGATGGGGGTAAACATCAACCAGGTACTGGCTTTATGCTTTGGTTTTGGCGCAGCTTTGGCGGCCATGGCCGGCATGCTGATCAGTATGTGCTATCCGGTGCACGGCGTGATGGGAATGGAGTATACCATCATCGCCATTATCGTGGTTGTCCTGGGTGGATTGGGCAGTATCCCCGGCAGTTTTATCGGCGGTTTCATCCTGGGCCTGGTTGGTAGCATCGTTACCTATTTCGATCCTGGGTTGGCCCTGGTTACCTATTATGTCATCTTCATCCTGCTGTTGCTGGTAAGGCCAACAGGGATTATGGGGAACTAG